In one Arthrobacter jinronghuae genomic region, the following are encoded:
- a CDS encoding DUF7455 domain-containing protein, translating into MTAAVATRELNSLDRCDRCGAQAYVRAVLESSGGELLFCGHHARAVEANLRPLTSEWQDETSRLNEKAPVSAE; encoded by the coding sequence ATGACAGCAGCAGTAGCAACCCGTGAGCTGAACAGCCTGGACCGCTGCGATCGTTGCGGCGCACAGGCATACGTACGTGCCGTACTGGAATCCTCCGGTGGGGAACTGCTTTTCTGCGGGCACCACGCCCGGGCGGTGGAGGCAAACCTTCGTCCGCTCACCTCGGAATGGCAGGATGAAACCTCGCGCCTGAACGAGAAGGCGCCGGTCTCTGCAGAGTAA
- a CDS encoding M56 family metallopeptidase has translation MFWASYALAALAIVLAWPVPILLSRAKWPARSPFTAMVLWQAIALAGGLSMIGAMLTWGLEPLGDNLLAGLHGLWRILLEGAPASTLGLVHVFALSAAMLLSAHLVFTLLLTYYRILRGRHRHRDMLNLLSSPSADTPATLVIQHPTPVAYCLPGGARSVTVLSDGLLNMLSKDELSAVLTHERAHLAQHHHLLLWAFAAWRAALPWLPTSMLAQHAVNELIEMLADDEALREVDRMTLVRAVAIVGSGSPAAPGAPKPPAEQQARLSAASPLALGAPEGSEPLGIAGRLSRLLTPQPPLPRWQQWSVLCLSALLLAVPTTLLIAPGLLD, from the coding sequence GTGTTCTGGGCCTCCTACGCATTGGCGGCGCTGGCGATCGTGCTGGCGTGGCCCGTTCCCATTCTTCTCTCGCGGGCAAAGTGGCCCGCCCGCTCGCCTTTCACCGCCATGGTCCTGTGGCAGGCCATAGCCCTTGCGGGTGGCCTGTCCATGATCGGCGCCATGCTTACCTGGGGCCTGGAGCCGCTCGGGGACAATCTCCTGGCCGGGCTGCACGGTTTGTGGCGGATTCTTCTGGAAGGCGCTCCGGCCAGCACCCTCGGACTGGTCCATGTTTTCGCCCTCAGCGCCGCAATGCTGCTGAGCGCCCATCTGGTGTTCACCCTGCTGTTGACGTACTACCGGATCCTCCGCGGCCGGCACCGGCACCGGGACATGCTCAACCTCCTCAGCTCCCCCTCAGCTGACACGCCCGCCACCCTGGTCATCCAGCATCCAACCCCGGTGGCCTACTGCCTGCCCGGCGGTGCACGGTCCGTCACCGTCCTCTCTGACGGACTGTTGAACATGCTCTCCAAGGATGAGCTTTCCGCGGTGCTTACCCACGAACGCGCCCATCTGGCCCAGCACCACCACCTGCTGCTGTGGGCCTTCGCGGCCTGGCGTGCCGCCCTGCCGTGGCTGCCGACATCGATGCTGGCCCAGCACGCGGTCAATGAGCTGATCGAGATGCTTGCAGACGACGAGGCGCTGCGGGAGGTGGACCGGATGACACTCGTCCGTGCCGTGGCAATTGTCGGATCAGGGTCCCCCGCCGCACCCGGGGCACCGAAGCCCCCGGCCGAACAGCAGGCGCGCCTGAGCGCGGCGTCCCCGCTGGCTTTGGGTGCACCGGAGGGGTCAGAGCCGCTCGGTATTGCCGGCAGGCTCAGCCGGTTACTCACGCCGCAGCCGCCCCTGCCCCGCTGGCAGCAGTGGAGCGTACTGTGCCTCTCAGCCCTGCTGCTGGCGGTACCGACCACCCTGCTGATCGCCCCGGGGCTGCTGGATTAG
- a CDS encoding cytochrome ubiquinol oxidase subunit I — MEALDIARWQFGITTVYHFLMVPLTIGLGIVVAAMQTAWVRTGKEQYLRMTKFWGKLFLINFILGLATGLVQEFQFGMAWSEYSRFVGDVFGAPLALESLLAFFTESVFLGLWIFGWKRLPKKVHLACLWITTLASMLSAYFILAANSWMQHPVGVEMVDGRPVMNDIWAVLTNNTLLVAFPHTIFGAFAVAGGFLIGIAWYHLWKRRRDGIDTVDAKGNVVVGERPEIGRDKTDHSVWLRSLRIGAVVAMISFAGVAVSGDLQGKLMFEQQPMKMAAAEAACHDGTGFSVLSIGDPGAENCEDVDTLVEIPGMLSFLANGDFDTEIRGVNTLLEQYQDDYGTHLPADEMYGTNSGAEIDYTPNFAVTYWGFRIMIGFGSIAAIASAYALWAVRKGTVPESKWLMRLAVFGILAPFGANSAGWIFTEMGRQPFVVAPNPTGSDGVFMFTAAAVSPGVSMGELLFSVITFTVVYLALLIVEVMLLFKFVRGGVPAAMPDLLGGDDGATGGMNSPGGDPDGTPGKKKDDVLDFAY; from the coding sequence GTGGAAGCACTGGATATCGCCCGGTGGCAGTTCGGCATCACGACCGTCTACCACTTCCTCATGGTCCCGCTGACCATTGGGCTGGGGATCGTGGTGGCAGCCATGCAGACAGCCTGGGTGCGCACCGGCAAAGAGCAGTACCTTCGAATGACGAAGTTCTGGGGCAAGCTGTTCCTCATCAACTTCATCCTCGGCCTGGCCACCGGCCTGGTCCAGGAGTTCCAGTTCGGGATGGCGTGGAGTGAATACAGCCGGTTCGTCGGCGACGTCTTCGGCGCCCCGCTGGCGCTGGAATCCCTGCTGGCCTTCTTCACCGAATCGGTGTTCCTTGGACTCTGGATCTTCGGCTGGAAACGACTGCCGAAGAAGGTCCACTTGGCCTGCCTGTGGATCACCACACTGGCCTCCATGCTCTCGGCGTACTTCATCCTTGCTGCCAACTCCTGGATGCAGCACCCCGTGGGCGTGGAAATGGTGGACGGCCGCCCGGTCATGAACGACATCTGGGCCGTCCTGACCAACAACACCCTCCTCGTCGCCTTCCCGCACACCATCTTCGGCGCCTTCGCCGTGGCCGGCGGGTTCCTGATCGGCATCGCCTGGTACCACCTCTGGAAGCGGCGCCGGGACGGCATCGACACCGTGGATGCCAAGGGCAACGTGGTTGTGGGCGAGCGACCGGAAATCGGCCGCGACAAAACCGACCATTCCGTGTGGCTGCGTTCCCTGCGCATTGGTGCCGTCGTCGCCATGATCTCCTTTGCCGGCGTCGCGGTCAGCGGCGACCTGCAGGGCAAGCTGATGTTTGAGCAGCAGCCCATGAAGATGGCTGCGGCGGAGGCAGCGTGCCATGACGGCACCGGCTTCTCCGTCCTGTCCATCGGCGACCCGGGCGCGGAGAACTGTGAAGACGTGGATACCCTGGTCGAAATCCCGGGCATGCTGTCCTTCCTCGCCAACGGGGACTTCGATACCGAAATCCGGGGCGTGAACACCCTGCTGGAGCAGTACCAGGACGATTACGGGACGCATCTGCCCGCTGACGAGATGTACGGCACCAACTCCGGTGCAGAAATTGACTACACCCCGAACTTCGCCGTCACCTACTGGGGTTTCCGCATCATGATCGGCTTCGGCAGCATCGCCGCCATTGCCTCCGCTTACGCTCTCTGGGCGGTCCGCAAGGGCACGGTCCCCGAATCCAAGTGGCTCATGCGCCTGGCCGTCTTCGGCATCCTGGCGCCGTTCGGTGCCAACTCCGCAGGCTGGATCTTCACCGAAATGGGCCGCCAGCCGTTTGTGGTGGCTCCGAACCCCACCGGTTCCGATGGCGTGTTTATGTTCACCGCGGCAGCGGTCTCGCCCGGGGTGAGCATGGGGGAGCTGCTGTTCTCCGTCATCACCTTCACCGTGGTGTACCTGGCCCTGCTGATCGTGGAGGTGATGCTGCTGTTCAAGTTCGTCCGCGGCGGCGTCCCGGCCGCGATGCCGGACCTCCTGGGCGGCGACGACGGCGCCACGGGCGGGATGAATTCCCCCGGCGGCGATCCGGACGGCACCCCCGGAAAGAAGAAGGACGATGTCCTCGACTTTGCCTACTGA
- the cydB gene encoding cytochrome d ubiquinol oxidase subunit II, whose protein sequence is MSLPLFWFIVIAFLWVGYLFLEGFDLGVGMLMKLMARDEKDRRVLLNTIGPVWDGNEVWLITVGAMTFAAFPMWYASLFSALYLPLVLVLLGLIFRAVSIEYRGKHDSDSWRNRWDWGMALGSFAAAFGVGAALGLTTTGLPLNENGDRVGGAFAWLTPYALLGGVAVVAFCLVHACVFLMLKTDGQIRDRARRIVMRWLPVGILPLAAWAIIVQFMNAKVATLPLLVIAVVGALLAWIYARRGRDGLSFISLGIFLVAGAATIFASMYPVVLPSTLDAAWNLTVDNASASPYALKVMSWVALFGLPVVVLYQGWTYWVFRKRVTTEAIPAPHSFKNQ, encoded by the coding sequence ATGTCGCTACCGCTGTTCTGGTTTATCGTGATTGCCTTCCTGTGGGTCGGGTACCTTTTCCTGGAGGGCTTCGACCTGGGCGTGGGCATGCTTATGAAGCTGATGGCCCGCGATGAAAAAGACCGCCGGGTACTGCTGAACACCATCGGTCCGGTGTGGGACGGCAACGAAGTATGGCTGATCACGGTCGGTGCAATGACTTTTGCGGCTTTCCCGATGTGGTACGCCTCGTTGTTCTCCGCCCTGTACCTTCCGCTGGTCCTGGTGCTGCTGGGGCTCATCTTCCGGGCCGTATCCATCGAGTACCGCGGCAAGCATGACAGTGACAGCTGGCGCAACCGCTGGGACTGGGGCATGGCCCTCGGCTCCTTCGCTGCTGCCTTCGGCGTCGGCGCCGCCCTCGGACTAACCACCACGGGCCTGCCGCTGAATGAGAACGGCGACCGCGTGGGCGGCGCATTTGCCTGGCTGACCCCGTATGCGCTGCTGGGCGGCGTGGCAGTGGTGGCCTTCTGCCTGGTTCACGCCTGCGTTTTCCTGATGCTCAAGACCGATGGGCAGATCCGTGACCGCGCCCGGCGCATCGTGATGCGCTGGCTGCCCGTGGGCATCCTGCCCCTGGCGGCATGGGCCATCATCGTGCAGTTCATGAACGCCAAAGTGGCGACCCTGCCCCTGCTGGTGATTGCGGTGGTGGGAGCCCTGCTGGCCTGGATCTACGCACGCCGGGGCCGCGACGGCCTGAGCTTCATCAGCCTTGGCATCTTCCTCGTGGCCGGCGCGGCGACCATCTTCGCCTCCATGTACCCCGTGGTGCTGCCCTCCACGCTGGATGCCGCCTGGAACCTTACGGTGGACAACGCCTCCGCATCCCCGTACGCCCTGAAGGTCATGAGCTGGGTGGCCCTCTTCGGCCTGCCGGTAGTGGTGCTGTACCAGGGCTGGACCTACTGGGTGTTCCGTAAGCGGGTCACCACCGAGGCCATCCCCGCCCCCCACAGTTTCAAGAACCAGTGA
- a CDS encoding RNA polymerase sigma factor produces MSPRKTTAVEETDTANKRTAATEAPSAVAAQEAASGEKTAAKTPRKTAARKAPAKAGTTAAGRKTAAKTAKAAKAEVDEEVESADVEPDADAVEAADTTAPTGSGFVYSDADDDDAPAQQVVSAGATADPVKDYLKQIGKVALLNAEQEVDLALRIEAGLYAEEKMAADPDMDPKLKRELQWVSHDGKRAKNHLLEANLRLVVSLAKRYTGRGMLFLDLIQEGNLGLIRAVEKFDYTKGFKFSTYATWWIRQAITRAMADQARTIRIPVHMVEVINKLARVQRQMLQDLGREPAPEELALELDMTPEKVVEVQKYGREPISLHTPLGEDGDSEFGDLIEDSEAVVPADAVSFTLLQEQLHSVLDTLSEREAGVVAMRFGLTDGQPKTLDEIGKVYGVTRERIRQIESKTMSKLRHPSRSQVLRDYLD; encoded by the coding sequence GTGTCGCCGAGAAAGACAACTGCAGTCGAAGAGACTGACACTGCAAATAAGCGCACTGCCGCAACTGAGGCCCCGTCCGCGGTGGCCGCCCAGGAGGCTGCTTCCGGCGAAAAGACCGCTGCCAAGACGCCCCGCAAGACTGCGGCCCGGAAGGCTCCGGCCAAGGCCGGCACCACTGCAGCCGGCCGAAAGACCGCTGCGAAGACCGCCAAGGCCGCCAAGGCCGAGGTTGATGAAGAGGTTGAGTCTGCCGACGTCGAGCCGGACGCAGACGCCGTCGAAGCTGCAGACACTACAGCACCCACCGGATCCGGTTTCGTGTACTCGGATGCCGACGACGACGACGCGCCGGCCCAGCAGGTCGTCTCCGCCGGCGCCACGGCTGACCCGGTCAAGGACTACCTGAAGCAGATCGGTAAGGTCGCCCTGCTGAACGCCGAGCAGGAAGTCGACCTTGCACTGCGGATCGAAGCCGGCCTGTACGCCGAAGAGAAGATGGCTGCGGATCCCGATATGGACCCGAAGCTCAAGCGTGAGCTTCAGTGGGTGTCCCATGACGGCAAGCGCGCCAAGAACCACCTGCTCGAAGCCAACCTGCGCCTCGTTGTGTCGCTGGCCAAGCGCTACACCGGCCGCGGCATGCTGTTCCTGGACCTGATCCAGGAAGGCAACCTTGGCCTCATCCGTGCCGTAGAGAAGTTTGACTACACCAAGGGCTTCAAGTTCTCCACGTACGCCACGTGGTGGATCCGCCAGGCGATCACGCGCGCCATGGCTGACCAGGCCCGCACCATCCGCATCCCGGTGCACATGGTGGAAGTCATCAACAAGCTGGCCCGTGTACAGCGCCAGATGCTCCAGGACCTGGGCCGCGAGCCTGCTCCGGAAGAGCTGGCGCTGGAACTGGACATGACCCCTGAAAAGGTCGTGGAGGTGCAGAAGTACGGCCGTGAGCCGATCTCCCTGCACACCCCGCTGGGTGAAGACGGCGACTCCGAATTCGGCGACCTCATTGAGGACTCCGAAGCCGTGGTTCCCGCCGATGCGGTCAGCTTCACCCTGCTGCAGGAGCAGCTGCACTCAGTGCTGGACACGCTGTCTGAGCGCGAAGCCGGCGTGGTTGCCATGCGTTTCGGCCTCACCGACGGCCAGCCGAAGACGCTGGACGAAATCGGCAAGGTTTACGGCGTGACCCGTGAACGGATCCGCCAGATCGAATCCAAGACCATGTCCAAGCTGCGCCACCCGTCGCGGTCGCAGGTCCTGCGGGACTACCTGGATTAA
- a CDS encoding ABC transporter permease → MRALGALTRTEATLYLRNPVSIFMALVLPSAILLLQGFVIPNTRVPMGGTDPVYAALRPIDLLVPLSIAVALASVAVTNYPSAISGYRETGVLRRLGVTPVGAHRILFAQWIVSGVALAVAVSVTVLLARIAFDSRMPGSPGLVVLVVVFGVAAMMAVGSLIAALAGTAQNAYGIGFLVFMGCMFTAGLWTPGPLMPEGVRQVASFTPLGAMTQALTAAWYGGTVTAAPFLVMLFWTASCTVVAAKVFRWK, encoded by the coding sequence ATGCGAGCCCTGGGAGCGCTGACGCGCACTGAAGCCACACTGTATCTGCGCAACCCGGTGAGCATTTTCATGGCATTGGTGCTGCCCTCGGCCATTCTGCTGCTCCAGGGCTTCGTCATTCCCAACACACGCGTCCCGATGGGAGGCACGGATCCCGTCTATGCCGCCCTGCGGCCCATCGACCTGCTCGTGCCGTTGTCCATAGCGGTGGCACTGGCCAGTGTGGCGGTAACCAATTACCCGTCCGCGATCAGCGGCTACCGGGAGACCGGAGTGCTGCGCCGGCTGGGCGTGACACCGGTCGGCGCGCACCGCATCCTGTTCGCCCAATGGATCGTCAGCGGCGTGGCGCTCGCCGTCGCGGTGTCCGTCACCGTCCTGCTCGCCAGGATTGCCTTCGACAGCCGGATGCCGGGCAGCCCCGGACTGGTTGTCCTCGTGGTGGTTTTCGGCGTTGCCGCCATGATGGCCGTGGGATCACTCATTGCCGCCCTCGCCGGGACCGCCCAGAACGCCTACGGCATCGGATTCCTGGTGTTTATGGGGTGCATGTTCACCGCCGGATTATGGACACCCGGGCCGCTGATGCCGGAAGGTGTCAGGCAGGTTGCGTCCTTCACCCCGCTTGGTGCCATGACCCAGGCACTGACCGCCGCCTGGTACGGAGGAACCGTCACGGCCGCTCCCTTCCTCGTTATGCTCTTCTGGACCGCTTCATGCACCGTGGTGGCCGCAAAGGTGTTCCGCTGGAAATGA
- a CDS encoding DUF4192 domain-containing protein: MSTEPANGTPRNPYRVNAPADILSLIPHTLGFEPRESLVLMALCGGRLGATLRVDLPPRKAPRPGPAPKGADAAYSATASRFLASDTEADGVLLALYTDLPWKDPAHPPYRPLVRRLEKDLAAAGIPLQDGWLVGPDTWRDYFCTQLDCCPWPGAPRSQIADSMLNTELVYRGSAFAASLEKAVGESFPAQWPNRGEVAVSQARFGKQMAANWCEREQFRRTLELWGRCFAGHGLDAGAVPYAEDTAEPDAGSRNLLHRDSECAGFLLASLCDRGIRDALLVQTAAGHAAAVYGAEANGMVRRQVHPVVLPGAADHGLSGPGVVPLLPRARRQSKAAADFRSMLVGRGSAPDWNRLDRAYGVFSDLVPAADEDAKAALLSLLAWMEWARGRGSRAHLHLQHALDVRPGYRLALLLRELLGTGILPDWTGSRDGSWPGTPDG; the protein is encoded by the coding sequence ATGAGCACAGAACCGGCCAACGGCACCCCGCGGAACCCTTACCGCGTCAACGCTCCGGCTGACATCCTCAGCCTGATTCCACATACTTTGGGCTTCGAGCCGCGCGAGTCCCTGGTGCTCATGGCACTATGCGGTGGCCGGCTCGGCGCGACGCTGCGGGTGGACCTCCCGCCGCGTAAGGCGCCGCGGCCGGGGCCGGCACCCAAAGGGGCGGATGCCGCCTATTCCGCCACGGCCTCCCGGTTCCTGGCCTCGGACACCGAGGCCGACGGCGTGCTGCTGGCGCTGTATACGGACCTGCCGTGGAAAGACCCCGCGCATCCGCCCTACCGGCCGTTGGTCCGCCGCCTGGAGAAGGACCTGGCCGCCGCCGGCATCCCGCTGCAGGATGGCTGGCTGGTAGGGCCGGACACCTGGCGGGACTACTTCTGCACCCAACTGGACTGCTGCCCCTGGCCGGGGGCGCCCAGGTCGCAGATTGCAGACAGCATGCTGAACACGGAACTGGTGTACCGGGGGAGTGCCTTCGCGGCATCCCTGGAAAAAGCGGTGGGGGAGTCTTTCCCGGCGCAGTGGCCCAACCGGGGCGAGGTAGCGGTGAGCCAGGCACGCTTCGGGAAGCAAATGGCCGCGAATTGGTGTGAACGGGAGCAGTTCCGCCGCACCCTGGAGTTGTGGGGCAGATGTTTTGCAGGCCACGGCCTCGATGCCGGTGCTGTCCCGTACGCCGAAGACACAGCCGAGCCGGACGCCGGCTCCCGGAACCTGCTGCACCGCGATTCCGAATGTGCCGGGTTTCTCCTGGCGAGCCTCTGCGACCGCGGTATCCGCGATGCCCTGCTTGTCCAGACTGCTGCGGGCCACGCCGCAGCCGTTTACGGCGCAGAAGCCAACGGCATGGTCCGCCGCCAGGTCCATCCTGTTGTCCTTCCCGGGGCAGCAGACCACGGCCTCTCCGGACCCGGCGTCGTTCCCCTTCTCCCGCGCGCTCGCAGACAGTCCAAAGCAGCCGCGGACTTCCGCAGCATGCTGGTGGGCAGAGGGAGTGCCCCGGACTGGAACCGGCTGGACCGGGCGTACGGCGTTTTCTCGGATCTCGTGCCCGCGGCGGACGAAGACGCCAAGGCGGCGCTGCTTTCACTGCTTGCCTGGATGGAGTGGGCCAGGGGACGCGGCTCACGGGCGCACCTCCATCTGCAGCACGCGCTCGATGTGCGCCCCGGCTACCGTCTTGCCTTGCTGCTGCGCGAACTGCTGGGCACGGGAATCCTTCCGGACTGGACCGGTTCCCGGGACGGGTCATGGCCGGGCACGCCGGACGGCTAG
- a CDS encoding DNA gyrase/topoisomerase IV subunit B, with translation MAPPSSDYTARHLSVLEGLEAVRKRPGMYIGSTDSRGLMHCLWEIIDNSVDEALAGFGQSIKIILHPDGSVEIHDDGRGIPVDIEPKTGLSGVEVVFTKLHAGGKFGGGSYAASGGLHGVGASVVNALSSRLDVQVDRAGKTYQMAFRRGEPGHFDDTGKKPGPEAKFSPFLASSRLEVVGKAKRGVTGTRIRYWADRQIFTPDAKFSYSELQARARQTSFLVPGLRITLRDERRLPGTPGENGPVEEVFHHDGGIAEFVDYLAADAAVTDIWRLHGSGKFKESVPVLDESGHSRITEIEREAEVDIALRWGIGYETNIRSFVNIIATPKGGTHQTGFEQGLLKTFRKVIEANARKLKAGNDKIEKDDVFAGLTAVLTVRLAEPQFEGQTKEILGTSAVRAIVSKVVEKEITARLNSTARADKAQSSQLLEKVVAEMKSRISARVHKETQRRKNALETSTMPAKLADCRIDDQERSELFIVEGDSALGTAKLARSSDYQALLPIRGKILNVQKASVADMLSNAECAALIQVVGAGSGRSFQLDAARYGKVIFMTDADVDGAHIRTLLLTLFFRYMRPLVDAGRVYAAVPPLHRVEVINAGSKSNEMVYTYSEKELHQVLARLEKEGKRYKEPIQRYKGLGEMDAGQLAETTMDPRHRTLRRVRISEAAAAEQAFELLMGSDVAPRKDFIIAGAAMLDRDRIDA, from the coding sequence GTGGCGCCCCCTAGTTCTGATTACACTGCCCGGCACCTGTCCGTCCTGGAAGGACTGGAGGCCGTCCGCAAGCGTCCCGGCATGTACATCGGGTCCACCGACTCCCGTGGCCTGATGCACTGTCTTTGGGAAATCATCGACAACTCCGTCGATGAAGCCCTGGCCGGTTTTGGGCAGAGCATCAAGATCATTCTTCATCCGGACGGTTCCGTGGAGATCCACGACGACGGCCGAGGTATCCCGGTGGATATCGAACCGAAAACCGGACTCTCCGGCGTCGAAGTCGTTTTCACCAAGCTCCACGCCGGCGGAAAGTTCGGCGGCGGGTCCTACGCGGCCTCCGGCGGCCTGCACGGCGTCGGTGCCAGCGTGGTCAACGCCCTGTCCTCCCGCCTCGACGTGCAGGTGGACCGGGCCGGGAAGACGTACCAGATGGCCTTCCGCCGCGGCGAGCCCGGCCACTTCGACGACACGGGCAAAAAGCCCGGCCCCGAGGCCAAGTTCTCTCCGTTCCTGGCCAGCTCACGGCTTGAAGTGGTCGGCAAGGCCAAGCGCGGTGTCACGGGCACCCGCATCCGGTACTGGGCCGACCGGCAGATCTTCACGCCGGATGCCAAATTCTCCTACAGCGAGCTGCAGGCCCGCGCCCGCCAGACGTCCTTCCTGGTCCCTGGACTGCGCATCACCCTGCGCGATGAACGGCGCCTGCCCGGAACCCCGGGCGAGAACGGCCCCGTGGAGGAAGTCTTCCACCACGACGGCGGGATCGCCGAGTTCGTCGACTACCTGGCCGCCGACGCAGCGGTCACGGATATCTGGCGCCTGCACGGCTCCGGCAAGTTCAAGGAATCCGTGCCCGTACTCGATGAAAGCGGGCATAGCCGGATCACCGAGATCGAACGCGAGGCCGAGGTGGATATCGCCCTGCGCTGGGGCATCGGGTACGAGACCAATATCCGCTCGTTCGTGAACATCATCGCCACCCCCAAGGGCGGAACGCACCAGACCGGCTTCGAGCAGGGCCTGCTGAAGACCTTCCGCAAGGTCATTGAAGCCAATGCCCGCAAGCTGAAGGCCGGCAACGACAAGATCGAAAAGGACGACGTTTTCGCGGGGCTCACCGCCGTGCTGACGGTCCGCCTCGCCGAGCCGCAGTTTGAGGGCCAGACCAAGGAAATCCTCGGCACCTCCGCCGTAAGGGCCATCGTGAGCAAGGTGGTGGAGAAGGAAATCACCGCCCGGCTGAACTCCACGGCGCGCGCCGACAAGGCGCAGTCTTCACAGCTGCTGGAAAAGGTGGTGGCGGAGATGAAGTCCCGGATCTCCGCCCGCGTGCACAAGGAGACCCAGCGCCGGAAGAACGCGCTGGAAACCTCCACCATGCCGGCCAAGCTGGCGGACTGCCGGATTGATGACCAGGAACGCTCTGAACTGTTCATCGTGGAAGGCGACAGCGCCCTCGGCACGGCGAAACTGGCCCGGTCCTCGGACTACCAGGCGCTGCTGCCCATCCGCGGCAAAATCCTGAACGTGCAGAAGGCGTCCGTGGCGGACATGCTGTCCAATGCCGAGTGTGCAGCGCTGATCCAGGTGGTGGGTGCCGGCTCCGGCCGCAGCTTCCAGCTCGACGCCGCCCGGTACGGCAAGGTCATTTTCATGACCGATGCAGACGTCGACGGCGCGCACATCCGGACCCTGCTGCTCACGCTGTTCTTCCGCTACATGCGCCCGCTGGTGGACGCCGGACGCGTCTATGCGGCCGTTCCACCGCTGCACCGGGTGGAGGTCATCAATGCCGGCTCCAAGAGCAATGAGATGGTCTACACCTACAGCGAAAAGGAACTGCACCAGGTCCTTGCCCGTCTGGAAAAGGAAGGCAAGCGCTACAAGGAACCGATCCAGCGCTACAAGGGCCTGGGTGAAATGGACGCGGGCCAGCTGGCCGAAACCACCATGGACCCCCGGCACCGCACCCTGCGGCGGGTCCGGATTTCCGAGGCAGCTGCGGCCGAGCAGGCGTTCGAGCTGCTGATGGGCAGCGACGTGGCACCGCGCAAGGACTTTATTATCGCCGGGGCGGCCATGCTGGACCGGGACCGGATCGACGCCTAG
- a CDS encoding BlaI/MecI/CopY family transcriptional regulator — protein MATLGELERAMMDLLWESNDAATANELREKLAQREDSADSKGLAVTTVLTVLSRLEKKSLVERERDIRPHRYRAVTSRAEHTAELMHEALGTANDREAVLARFVGSVSDTEAEMLRRLLGA, from the coding sequence ATGGCAACGCTCGGTGAGCTGGAACGCGCAATGATGGATCTCCTGTGGGAATCAAACGACGCAGCAACCGCCAATGAACTCCGGGAGAAACTGGCGCAGCGCGAGGATTCCGCCGACAGCAAGGGCCTGGCTGTCACCACCGTGCTGACCGTCCTGTCACGGCTGGAAAAGAAGTCGCTGGTCGAGCGTGAACGCGACATCCGCCCCCACCGCTACCGCGCCGTGACCAGCCGCGCCGAACACACGGCCGAACTCATGCATGAAGCCCTCGGTACTGCCAATGACCGCGAAGCAGTGCTGGCCCGGTTCGTCGGTTCCGTCTCGGACACAGAGGCCGAAATGCTGCGCAGGCTCCTCGGCGCCTAG